One window from the genome of Salvia splendens isolate huo1 chromosome 9, SspV2, whole genome shotgun sequence encodes:
- the LOC121746732 gene encoding B-box zinc finger protein 20-like, whose amino-acid sequence MKIQCDVCGKEAASVFCTADEAALCQNCDNRVHNANKLASKHPRFSLLNPRLKESPRCDICQERQALLFCQEDRALLCRDCDIPIHKANELTKKHNRFLLTGVKLSAAISMHQGATSSSGSQSQSEREIKTSAANASSNANCSETSSIPMRGNEPSLPVSEQASDSTSSISEYLIETIPGWHVEDLMDPSSHYGYY is encoded by the exons ATGAAGATTCAATGCGACGTTTGTGGGAAAGAAGCAGCGTCCGTATTCTGCACCGCAGATGAAGCCGCCCTCTGCCAGAACTGCGACAACAGAGTTCATAATGCCAATAAACTGGCTAGCAAGCACCCCCGTTTCTCTCTTCTTAATCCTCGGTTGAAAGAATCTCCGCGCTGCGACATTTGCCAG GAAAGACAAGCATTACTGTTCTGTCAAGAAGACAGGGCTTTACTTTGTCGAGATTGTGATATACCAATACACAAGGCCAACGAACTCACCAAGAAGCATAACAGATTTCTTCTAACTGGGGTCAAGCTTTCTGCAGCCATTTCTATGCATCAAGGTGCTACATCGTCCAGTGGATCGCAATCGCAATCTGAAAGAGAGATCAAAACTTCAGCTGCTAATGCAAGCTCAAATGCAAATTGTTCAGAGACATCATCGATTCCTATGAGGGGGAATGAGCCGAGCCTACCCGTCAGTGAGCAAGCTTCAGACTCGACCAGTAGCATATCGGAGTACTTAATAGAGACTATCCCCGGTTGGCATGTTGAAGACTTGATGGATCCTTCTTCCCATTATGGTTACT ATTGA
- the LOC121749681 gene encoding ribosomal RNA small subunit methyltransferase, with amino-acid sequence MAGGKIRKERPQRGGGSGGATHFQGGIPFHKSKGQHILKNPLLVDSIVQKSGIKHTDTILEIGPGTGNLTKKLLEAGKSVIAVELDPRMVLELQRRFQGTPYSSRLKVIQGDVLKCDLPYFDICVANIPYQISSPLTFKLLAHRPLFRCAVIMFQREFAMRLVAQPGDGLYCRLSVNTQLLARVNHLLKVGRNNFRPPPKVDSSVVRIEPRKPLPPVNFKEWDGLVRICFNRKNKTLGALFRQKGILALLEKNYKTLQALQLTSDGFDQDSEIAESLSALGNTLGDMNIDTEEEGKDNDEDDDMEMDDGDAKGSEFKNKILGVLKSGGFEDKRASKLAQADFMHLLSLFNKAGIHFS; translated from the coding sequence ATGGCGGGAGGCAAAATCAGGAAAGAGAGGCCGCAGAGAGGAGGAGGCAGCGGCGGCGCCACCCACTTTCAAGGTGGAATCCCGTTCCACAAGTCGAAAGGCCAGCACATACTGAAAAACCCTCTATTGGTCGACTCAATCGTCCAGAAATCCGGTATAAAACACACCGACACAATCCTCGAAATCGGTCCAGGTACCGGAAATCTCACGAAGAAGCTTCTCGAAGCCGGAAAAAGTGTAATCGCCGTCGAGCTCGATCCTCGCATGGTGCTGGAGCTGCAGCGCCGCTTCCAAGGAACCCCGTACTCCAGCCGATTGAAGGTAATCCAAGGCGACGTCCTCAAATGCGATCTCCCTTACTTCGACATCTGCGTCGCCAATATCCCCTACCAAATCTCGTCGCCGCTCACCTTCAAATTGCTCGCTCACCGCCCGCTTTTCCGATGCGCGGTGATCATGTTCCAGCGCGAATTCGCGATGCGGCTCGTCGCGCAGCCAGGAGACGGCCTGTATTGCCGCCTCTCCGTGAACACGCAGCTTCTGGCTAGGGTTAATCATCTCCTCAAGGTCGGGAGGAACAATTTCCGGCCGCCGCCGAAGGTTGATTCATCCGTCGTCAGAATCGAGCCGAGGAAGCCGCTGCCGCCGGTGAATTTCAAGGAGTGGGATGGATTGGTTCGCATCTGCTTCAATCGGAAGAACAAAACCTTGGGCGCGTTATTCAGGCAAAAGGGGATTCTGGCGCTGCTTGAGAAGAATTACAAGACGCTGCAAGCGCTGCAGCTGACGTCGGATGGGTTCGATCAGGATTCGGAGATTGCGGAGAGTTTATCTGCTTTGGGCAATACATTGGGGGATATGAACATTGATACCGAGGAAGAAGGGAAAGACAATGATGAGGATGATGATATGGAGATGGATGATGGAGATGCAAAGGGGTCTGAGTTCAAGAACAAGATTTTGGGGGTTTTGAAGTCGGGTGGTTTTGAGGATAAAAGGGCCTCGAAACTAGCTCAAGCTGATTTTATGCACTTGCTTTCTTTGTTTAACAAGGCTGGAATTCACTTTTCTTAG